From Salvia splendens isolate huo1 chromosome 3, SspV2, whole genome shotgun sequence, a single genomic window includes:
- the LOC121794992 gene encoding broad specificity amino-acid racemase RacX-like has protein sequence MSFFQSFVCSPCNRCFISRDMMQRKGQRNRATVRLTASVIHHGRAISDPTNVVGILGGDSSLIFAKKLIDHKREMPFVLCMEPALINQLLSLQKGSLRCLSGEQEEVCIDDHWLIVEKLRRKRVILENCGVCCIVMPCHLLQCWHDEIKEGCSVPFIHMGESVAEELKEAKLRPIEAGSALTIGLLATNTLLVTRMYQQKLENEGFEVLIPDTNTLKHIVIPAVQALSQKDFVGATNLLRISLHILLVRAVNRVVLASDEFRELLPSDDPLWRKCIDPMDALARSTVKYAQSVERSK, from the exons ATGTCGTTTTTCCAGTCGTTCGTTTGTTCACCTTGCAACCGCTGTTTTATATCTAGAGACATGATGCAGAGGAAAGGGCAAAGAAATCGAGCAACAGTGAGACTTACAGCATCGGTAATCCATCATGGTAGAGCTATCAGTGATCCGACCAACGTCGTAGGGATACTTGGTGGTGATTCCAGTCTGATTTTTGCAAAGAAACTCATCGATCACAAAAGAGAGATGCCGTTTGTCCTCTGCATGGAACCAGCGCTGATCAACCAGCTATTATCGCTTCAAAAAGGTTCGTTACGTTGCCTTTCTGGTGAACAAGAAGAAGTATGTATTGACGACCACTGGTTGATAGTTGAGAAGTTGAGGCGTAAACGAGTGATTCTTGAAAATTGTGGAGTTTGCTGCATTGTGATGCCCTGTCATTTACTGCAATGCTGGCACGATGAAATCAAAGAGGGATGCTCCGTACCTTTTATTCATATGGGTGAATCTGTAGCTGAGGAGCTGAAGGAGGCAAAGCTGAGGCCGATTGAAGCTGGCAGCGCTCTCACCATCGGTCTTCTTGCCACCAACACTTTGTTGGTGACTAGGATGTATCAGCAGAAACTTGAAAACGAG GGTTTTGAGGTTTTAATACCGGATACAAACACCTTGAAACATATAGTGATACCTGCGGTTCAAGCGTTGAGCCAAAAAGACTTTGTAGGAGCAACGAATTTGCTTAGAATCTCTCTTCATATTCTGCTGGTAAGAGCTGTGAACAGAGTGGTTCTTGCTTCGGATGAGTTTCGCGAACTTTTGCCTTCGGATGATCCCTTGTGGAGAAAATGCATAGATCCAATGGACGCGTTGGCCCGCTCGACTGTTAAGTATGCCCAATCTGTAGAAAGAAGTAAATAG